A stretch of Pyrenophora tritici-repentis strain M4 chromosome 7, whole genome shotgun sequence DNA encodes these proteins:
- a CDS encoding TrkA, flavoprotein involved in K+ transport has protein sequence MTENERISIRARTVAVVGAGPSGVIAAKYLRAEKAFDKIDLFEQRSQAGGIWTYTGDQRDENLFSIPQENPEPGVQEPEWKPKDTISSENNHTNSINGTSKVPSFLSPMYEQLETNIPRGLMGFQDLDWPSDSQLFPHARHRVEIYPRLHIPRPRKHPLQHPSHLHNPDHPPPPPLQPGPSQHSTSSPTKQSHQPTLPS, from the coding sequence ATGACTGAAAACGAGAGGATATCTATAAGAGCTAGGACAGTAGCCGTAGTAGGCGCAGGACCATCAGGTGTGATAGCAGCGAAATATCTACGTGCAGAAAAAGCGTTTGATAAGATTGATCTTTTCGAACAACGCAGTCAAGCGGGTGGAATATGGACATACACGGGTGACCAACGAGACGAAAACCTCTTCAGCATACCACAAGAAAATCCCGAACCAGGTGTGCAAGAGCCCGAATGGAAACCAAAAGATACTATATCCAGCGAAAACAACCACACCAACAGCATCAATGGCACCTCCAAAGTCCCCTCCTTCCTATCCCCTATGTACGAACAACTCGAAACGAACATCCCGCGCGGATTAATGGGCTTCCAAGACCTCGACTGGCCCTCTGACTCCCAACTCTTCCCCCACGCACGACACCGTGTTGAAATATATCCAAGACTACACATCCCCCGTCCAAGAAAACATCCACTACAACACCCAAGTCACCTCCATAACCCCGACCACCCCCCTCCTCCCCCACTACAACCTGGACCATCACAACACTCAACCTCCTCACCAACGAAACAATCACATCAACCTACTCTGCCGTCATAA
- a CDS encoding Rrp15p multi-domain protein: protein MVNTSLKRRRTEDQLRGKVPKKEKRKVKKQKHYHSSSDSEEGAARDAPARGSSLEPEEPFQPSGANATLPGKSEPSKQQLRKQAKFEAKKAAQQAAAAEESSASDDEDVPAVASKKSEPKFKASIPAKAPAKSVLKKTAPVDHEAPLPSDAEDDSDDSEPEADEFSIADSESDASDTSTVAERKVRKRNDPEAFANSISRILGSKLTTSKRSEPILSRSKDAATANRELADSKLTEKARRQVVAERKAAKDKGRVRDVLGLHDPDVSTAVTSAKEKELRRTAQKGVIKLFNAVRAAQVKGEQAERESKAGQVVGMDKREEKVKEMSKQGFLDMITGGQKKEGSVEA from the coding sequence ATGGTAAACACATCGCTCAAAAGAAGACGGACCGAGGACCAATTGCGCGGCAAGGTGCCCAAGAAGGAGAAGAGAAAGGTCAAGAAGCAGAAGCACTACCACAGTTCAAGCGACTCAGAAGAAGGCGCCGCGCGCGATGCTCCAGCACGTGGGAGCAGTCTGGAGCCAGAAGAGCCATTTCAGCCTTCGGGAGCCAATGCGACACTACCCGGAAAGTCTGAACCGTCAAAGCAACAGCTGAGGAAGCAGGCCAAGTTTGAGGCGAAGAAAGCAGCCCAACAAGCCGCAGCAGCAGAGGAATCATCCGCCAGCGACGATGAAGACGTTCCCGCAGTCGCATCGAAAAAGTCAGAGCCCAAGTTCAAGGCTAGCATACCGGCAAAAGCGCCTGCAAAGTCTGTGCTGAAGAAAACTGCACCCGTCGACCACGAAGCGCCCCTACCCAGCGACGCCGAAGATGATTCAGACGACTCTGAGCCCGAGGCCGACGAGTTTTCCATTGCCGACTCCGAATCAGATGCCTCAGATACATCAACCGTAGCCGAGCGCAAAGTACGGAAACGCAACGACCCTGAAGCCTTCGCAAACTCCATCTCCAGAATCTTGGGCTCGAAACTTACAACATCAAAACGTTCAGAACCTATTCTCTCCCGTAGTAAAGACGCAGCAACTGCGAATCGCGAACTCGCCGATTCCAAGCTCACAGAAAAGGCGCGTCGACAAGTCGTAGCTGAGCGCAAAGCAGCAAAGGACAAGGGGCGTGTGAGGGATGTGCTTGGGCTGCACGACCCAGACGTCAGCACTGCGGTTACTTCAGCAAAGGAGAAAGAGCTGAGACGGACAGCACAAAAGGGTGTCATCAAGCTCTTCAATGCCGTGAGAGCGGCCCAGGTCAAGGGCGAACAGGCAGAGCGAGAGAGCAAGGCGGGCCAGGTAGTTGGTATGGACAAGAGGGAGGAAAAGGTCAAGGAAATGAGCAAGCAGGGCTTCCTGGATATGATTACCGGAGGACAAAAGAAGGAGGGTAGCGTGGAGGCATGA
- a CDS encoding Fer2 domain containing protein: MCQRSMRTQSTTLPDISRPSLLKPASPSWLRNRRHFSSTPVARHGHLDPPKPGEERKITFIDKDGQASTFEVADGDNLLDIALANDIEMEGACGGSCACSTCHVIVEDEAYYDKMEEPDDDENDMLDLAFGLTETSRLGCQVKMNKELDGLVVRLPSMTRNLQASDFASK; encoded by the exons ATGTGCCAGAGGTCGATGCGCACACAGAGTACGACACTGCCTGATATATCAAGACCGAGCCTTCTCAAGCCAGCGAGCCCCTCATGGTTGCGGAACCGCCGACACTTTTCTTCTACCCCAGTAGCCCGGCACGGGCATCTCGACCCCCCAAAGCCCGGTGAAGA ACGAAAAATCACCTTCATAGACAAGGATGGCCAAGCCTCAACCTTCGAAGTCGCAGACGGCGACAACCTACTCGACATCGCGCTTGCCAACGATATAGAAATGGAAGGGGCCTGCGGAGGATCTTGCGCATGCTCCACATGTCACGTCATTGTAGAAGACGAAGCCTATTACGACAAGATGGAAGAGCCAGATGATGATGAGAACGACATGTTGGATCTCGCCTTTGGTCTTACTGAGACTAGTCGGCTAGGCTGCCAGGTCAAGATGAACAAGGAGCTCGATGGGCTTGTTGTGCGACTACCGAGCATGACAAGAAACCTGCAGGCGAGCGACTTTGCGAGCAAATAA
- a CDS encoding Atrophin-1 multi-domain protein, whose product MATSRDAPNPLRPYYIPPSIGLPVDVPQNQTASALPPAYKPSNSSKSSLGSQARDILSDLDYDSYFPESSPTIAGHAKKLLDHALWNYTSVLLAQPFEVAKTILQIQEAKEQLSGLKGDSDFGHKSRPESYSSGKFEDYPPSDESDEDSPSYFTSTAPRATPSASPYSPAVSRSRSPRKRQRHVDSQSRSRTPTRPPPPALRKLDLKRADSLLEVIGQLWQKESAWGVWKATNCTFIYNFLLKTTEGWFRSLISALLNIPDPGLVGSAGSGIGGLDILDSPSPLTSLGVAVAATAIAATLLAPLDMVRTRLIITPISSSPRSIYPCLSLLPSFSVTPSLLPATILHACVPTLISSSTPLFLRSTLSIDPILTPATYSFSTFLSSTAELFIRLPLETVLRRGQVATLQDHETQRLASEYKSPPSRGKSPAYGLDKSSSSETSFKTIVEPGQYRGVLGTMWFIAREEGITIEGPNAAKAASAKAMGFSRPPRTKKGQGVHGLWRGWRVGIWGLVGIWGAAALGGGGGEF is encoded by the exons ATGGCAACCTCGCGCGATGCTCCAAATCCCCTACGGCCCTACTACATTCCACCGTCTATTGGCCTGCCGGTAGATGTCCCGCAGAACCAGACGGCCTCTGCACTTCCGCCCGCCTACAAACCATCCAACAGCAGTAAATCAAGTCTGGGGAGTCAGGCACGCGACATTCTCTCCGACCTCGACTATGACTCGTACTTTCCAGAGAGCTCGCCTACGATAGCCGGGCACGCGAAGAAGCTGCTCGACCACGCACTGTGGAATTACACGAGCGTACTGCTTGCCCAACCTTTTGAGGTCGCCAAGACGATACTCCAGATTCAAGAGGCAAAGGAACAGTTGTCGGGGCTAAAGGGAGATAGCGACTTTGGCCATAAGAGTAGACCGGAGAGTTATTCGAGCGGGAAATTCGAGGAT TATCCGCCCTCTGACGAATCGGATGAGGACTCGCCCAGCTACTTCACATCGACTGCGCCGCGCGCAACTCCCTCAGCGTCTCCATACTCACCTGCCGTCTCACGATCGCGGTCCCCACGGAAGCGCCAAAGACATGTTGACAGCCAGTCACGCTCTCGGACGCCAACGCGACCGCCCCCACCTGCCCTCCGCAAACTAGACCTCAAGCGAGCAGACTCCCTCCTTGAAGTCATAGGACAACTATGGCAAAAGGAATCAGCATGGGGTGTATGGAAGGCCACAAATTGCACTTTCATTTACAACTTCCTCCTCAAGACAACCGAGGGCTGGTTTAGGAGTCTTATCTCCGCCCTGTTGAACATACCAGACCCAGGTCTTGTGGGCTCAGCAGGAAGCGGGATAGGAGGGCTGGATATACTAGACAGCCCTAGCCCCCTGACCTCCCTCGGCGTCGCCGTCGCCGCAACTGCCATCGCAGCTACCCTCCTCGCACCCCTCGACATGGTGCGCACACGCCTCATCATCACCCCCATATCCTCCTCGCCACGATCCATATACCCATGTCTCTCCCTCCTCCCGTCCTTCTCCGTCACCCCCAGCCTCCTACCGGCAACCATACTGCACGCCTGCGTGCCAACGCtcatctcctcctccacaCCCCTCTTCCTCCGCTCCACCCTCAGTATCGACCCCATCCTCACACCCGCCACCTACTCATTCAGCACATTCCTCTCCTCCACAGCCGAACTCTTCATCCGTCTGCCCCTCGAAACAGTCCTCCGCCGCGGCCAAGTCGCCACCCTCCAAGACCACGAGACTCAGCGTCTCGCTTCAGAGTACAAATCCCCGCCTAGCCGCGGCAAGAGCCCGGCTTACGGTCTAGACAAGTCGTCGAGCTCTGAGACGAGCTTCAAGACTATTGTCGAGCCCGGTCAGTATAGGGGCGTGCTTGGCACAATGTGGTTTATTGCTCGCGAAGAAGGTATTACCATTGAGGGACCTAATGCGGCAAAGGCTGCGAGTGCAAAGGCTATGGGCTTTTCGCGACCGCCGCGTACAAAGAAGGGGCAGGGTGTTCATGGCTTGTGGAGGGGGTGGAGAGTGGGTATTTGGGGGCTTGTTGGTATTTGGGGTGCGGCTGCCTTGggtggaggtggtggtgAATTTTAG
- a CDS encoding Ffh, Signal recognition particle GTPase has product MVLQDLGRRINAAVTDLTRSPNLDEKAFDAMVKEISNALVEADVNVKLVMNLRQSIKRTVDFKHLAPGVNKKRLIQKAVFDELVKMVDPHAEPFKPRKGKSNVIMFVGLQGAGKTTTCTKLARWYQARGFKACLVCADTFRAGAFDQLKQNATKAKIPYYGSHTQTDPVVVAGEGVEKFKKERFEIIIVDTSGRHRQEKDLFDEMVQIQNVVTPDQTIMVLDGTIGQAAESQARAFKEAADFGAIIITKTDGAAAGGGAISAVAATHTPIVFLGNGEHMLDLERFAPQAFVSKLLGMGDVQGLVEHVQSLKLDQKDTMKHITQGIFTIKDLRDQLSNIMKMGPLSKMAGMIPGLGSMMGGMDDEEGGMKLKRMIYICDSMTEKELESDGKMFVDQPTRMTRIARGSGTSVREVEELLTQHRMMAGMAKKMKGGMASMQKAQGAMGGGNKQQQLAAMQKRMQSMGGAGGGGGMPDLGAMMKMLGGGRGGGGGMPDMSALANMGGMGGMGGMDMGAMMKMMGGMGGMGGGAGAGGAGQGKGRR; this is encoded by the exons ATGGTGCTTCAAGACCTCGGGCGGCGCATCAATGCCGCCGTCACAGACCTCACGAGGTCGCCCAACCTTGACGAGAAG GCCTTTGATGCCATGGTGAAAGAGATCTCCAACGCTCTGGTTGAAGCCGACGTGAACGTAAAACTCGTAATGAACTTGCGACAGTCGATCAAGCGAACCGTTGACTTCAAGCACCTCGCGCCGGGAGTGAACAAGAAGCGCCTCATCCAGAAGGCTGTGTTCGATGAACTCGTCAAAATGGTCGATCCGCACGCCGAACCCTTCAAGCCGCGCAAGGGAAAATCGAACGTCATCATGTTTGTGGGTCTACAGGGTGCGGGAAAGACGACGACATGTACAAAGTTGGCGAGATGGTATCAGGCACGAGGTTTCAAGGCCTGTTTGGTGTGCGCCGATACTTTCCGTGCTGGTGCCTTTGACCAACTGAAGCAAAATGCGACCAAGGCGAAGATCCCATACTACGGTAGCCATACCCAGACGGACCCCGTTGTGGTAGCTGGCGAAGGTGTGGAGAAGTTCAAGAAGGAGCGCTTCGAGATTATCATTGTGGATACCTCGGGACGACACAGGCAAGAAAAGGACCTCTTCGACGAGATGGTGCAAATTCAGAACGTAGTCACACCCGACCAAACTATCATGGTATTGGACGGAACCATCGGTCAGGCTGCAGAGTCGCAAGCGCGCGCATTCAAGGAGGCCGCGGATTTCGGAGCAATCATCATCACCAAGACAGACGGTGCCGCAGCCGGAGGTGGTGCCATATCTGCCGTTGCAGCCACACATACACCCATCGTCTTCCTCGGTAATGGCGAGCACATGTTAGATCTGGAGCGTTTTGCGCCACAAGCTTTCGTATCGAAACTGCTCGGTATGGGCGATGTCCAAGGTCTTGTCGAGCACGTACAATCATTGAAACTCGATCAGAAGGATACGATGAAGCATATCACACAAGGAATTTTCACCATCAAGGACCTTCGCGACCAGCTCTCCAACATCATGAAGATGGGACCATTATCGAAGATGGCTGGTATGATCCCTGGACTGGGAAGTATGATGGGGGGCATGGACGATGAAGAGGGCGGTATGAAGCTCAAGCGCATGATCTACATCTGCGATAGCATGACCGAGAAGGAACTAGAATCCGATGGCAAGATGTTTGTCGACCAACCCACACGAATGACGCGCATAGCCCGTGGCTCAGGAACCTCGGTCCGCGAAGTCGAGGAACTGCTCACCCAACACCGCATGATGGCCGGCATggcgaagaagatgaaggGTGGCATGGCATCCATGCAAAAAGCACAAGGCGCCATGGGCGGAGGTAACAAGCAACAACAACTCGCAGCTATGCAAAAGCGCATGCAGAGCATGGGTGGAGCcggtggcggcggcggcatGCCCGATCTCGGTGCCATGATGAAGATGCTCGGTGGTGGACGAGGAGGCGGTGGCGGCATGCCGGATATGTCAGCACTCGCTAACATGGGTGGCATGGGCGGCATGGGCGGCATGGACATGGGCGcgatgatgaagatgatggGTGGCATGGGAGGTATGGGTGGCGGCGCTGGTGCCGGTGGTGCTGGACAAGGAAAAGGAAGACGGTAG